One window of Acidobacteriota bacterium genomic DNA carries:
- a CDS encoding LysR family transcriptional regulator: MQIETLKVFCDLVESRSFSRAAVRNDISQSAVSQQIKNLEARFGTQLLCRDGKTVSPTPSGRIFYERSRQILDGFQQMQLELKAIGQDMAGSVRVATIYSVGLYEISVVVKTFLKLYPKVRLHVEYSKGTRVYEDCLAGAIDLGIVTYPEPREGLRVIPLPADKLVLICAPEHPLARRPHVDIRKLGGQNYIAFEKGLASQRALDQIFRENGIDVRVVMEFDNIETIKRSVEIGAGVSIVPLLSVQKEVQSGSLVQVPFTEKNFYRPLGVIVRSRRPITPAARKFIELMRHPHKGGPGRENG, translated from the coding sequence ATGCAGATCGAGACCCTCAAGGTCTTCTGCGACCTGGTCGAAAGCCGGAGCTTCTCCCGCGCCGCCGTCCGTAACGACATCTCCCAGTCGGCCGTCAGCCAGCAGATCAAGAACCTCGAGGCACGGTTCGGGACGCAGCTCCTCTGCCGGGACGGAAAGACCGTCTCCCCCACCCCCTCGGGAAGGATCTTCTACGAGCGCTCCAGGCAGATCCTCGACGGCTTCCAGCAGATGCAGCTGGAACTGAAGGCGATCGGGCAGGACATGGCCGGGAGCGTGCGGGTGGCGACGATCTACAGCGTCGGCCTGTACGAAATCTCCGTCGTGGTGAAGACTTTCCTGAAACTCTATCCCAAGGTCAGGCTCCACGTCGAATACAGCAAGGGGACCCGGGTCTACGAAGACTGCCTCGCCGGCGCCATCGACCTGGGGATCGTGACCTACCCGGAGCCGCGCGAGGGCCTGCGCGTCATCCCGCTCCCCGCCGACAAGCTGGTGCTCATCTGCGCCCCGGAACACCCGCTGGCCCGGAGGCCCCACGTCGACATCCGCAAGCTCGGCGGGCAGAACTATATCGCGTTTGAAAAGGGGCTGGCGAGCCAGCGGGCGCTGGACCAGATCTTCCGGGAGAACGGAATCGACGTGCGCGTGGTCATGGAATTCGACAACATCGAAACCATCAAGCGCAGCGTGGAGATCGGCGCCGGGGTCTCGATCGTGCCGCTGCTCAGCGTCCAGAAGGAGGTCCAGAGCGGCTCCCTCGTCCAGGTCCCGTTCACGGAAAAGAACTTTTACCGCCCCCTGGGCGTCATCGTCCGCTCGCGGCGGCCGATCACCCCGGCCGCCCGCAA
- a CDS encoding cob(I)yrinic acid a,c-diamide adenosyltransferase, translating to MTPIYTRTGDDGTTSLAGGRRVPKDDPRIEANGTLDELNALLGVALAQALPEGVGEILRRVQGHLFLLGAEAAAPDGGEGRRIGPAEISGLEAEIDSLDALLPPLRNFILPGGTPGGSLLHLARAVARRAERQCLALGRSGAVGPASLRYLNRLSDLLFVLARSVNLRQSAPETGPGVPPQGE from the coding sequence ATGACACCGATATATACCCGCACGGGGGACGACGGGACCACGAGCCTCGCCGGCGGCCGGCGCGTCCCCAAGGACGATCCCCGCATTGAAGCCAACGGAACCCTCGACGAGCTGAACGCGCTCCTGGGCGTGGCCCTGGCGCAGGCGCTGCCGGAGGGGGTGGGCGAAATCCTGCGCCGCGTCCAGGGCCACCTCTTCCTGCTGGGCGCGGAAGCGGCCGCACCGGACGGGGGGGAGGGGCGGAGGATCGGGCCTGCCGAAATCTCCGGCCTGGAGGCGGAGATCGACTCCCTGGACGCCCTCCTGCCGCCGCTCCGGAATTTCATCCTGCCGGGCGGGACGCCGGGGGGAAGCCTGCTCCATCTGGCGCGCGCGGTCGCCCGCAGGGCGGAACGGCAGTGCCTGGCGCTCGGCCGCTCGGGCGCCGTCGGCCCCGCCTCCCTCCGCTACCTGAACCGGCTCTCCGACCTGCTTTTCGTGCTCGCGCGCAGCGTCAACCTGCGCCAGTCCGCGCCCGAAACCGGTCCGGGCGTCCCCCCTCAGGGGGAATAG
- a CDS encoding TraR/DksA family transcriptional regulator, which yields MNKRDLKKFRAALEQKRDSIVNAPGKKPHWENMEDTRHGDFVDQASDDNEVHVNLRLLQIDAKLLRAIEAAIERIDNGTYGICSVCEEEISLARLKAVPWTSVCIACKEKKTA from the coding sequence ATGAACAAAAGGGATCTCAAGAAATTCAGGGCCGCCCTCGAACAGAAGCGGGATTCCATCGTCAACGCCCCGGGCAAGAAGCCTCATTGGGAAAATATGGAGGACACGCGCCACGGCGACTTCGTGGACCAGGCGAGCGACGACAACGAAGTTCATGTCAATCTCCGGTTGCTGCAGATCGACGCCAAGCTGCTGCGCGCGATCGAGGCGGCGATAGAGAGAATCGACAACGGCACCTACGGCATCTGTTCCGTCTGCGAAGAGGAAATCAGCCTGGCCCGGCTCAAGGCGGTTCCCTGGACCTCCGTCTGCATCGCGTGCAAAGAGAAGAAGACCGCCTGA